One genomic window of Daphnia pulex isolate KAP4 chromosome 10, ASM2113471v1 includes the following:
- the LOC124204339 gene encoding complement C1q tumor necrosis factor-related protein 5-like, with amino-acid sequence MAHFSVVSLTQVVWLLVLICWTPSSTGAAFSLEEEFLQLKENYIQMKQIVKSLEAKVEQQDSLLTSLSREKNERTAAATDSVPIVNNPSAVAINGLPSSCADLKSIGHIWSGFYSVMGLAKMESVFCDFTKPPGDAGFEKRIGYVDVKSTPVHFYVQRNSTFSQQYTPLPFDLAVVNVGNAMNLTSGKFTAPAPGIYFFSFTGVAHLGPYFFSALVLNGSVIGTGFVQINGGPIDQVSPLTVQSTLNLKTGDQVWVSIYFEGGTSSYLNDLVLNYHLTHFTGFMLEEEIVASL; translated from the exons ATGGCGCATTTTTCTGTAGTTTCACTCACCCAAGTTGTTTGGCTGttggttttgatttgttgGACGCCGAGTTCGACAGGCGCTGCCTTTTCCTTGGAGGAAGAATTCCTACAACTGAAGGAAAATTAC attcaaatgaaacaaatcgtAAAAAGTTTGGAGGCCAAAGTTGAACAACAAGATTCGCTTTTAACTTCCCTTTcacgagagaaaaatgaacgcacagcagcagcaaccgacTCTGTTCCAATTGTCAATAATCCATCGGCTGTTGCCATCAACGGACTGCCGTCCTCATGCGCGGATCTCAAAAGCATTGGCCACATTTGGAGCGGATTTTATTCCGTCATGGGATTGGCGAAAATGGAATCCGTTTTCTGCGATTTCACTAAACCCCCTGGCGATGCGG GTTTTGAGAAAAGGATCGGATACGTCGACGTCAAATCGacgcccgtccatttctacgtccagagaaattcaacattttcccaACAATACACTCCGCTTCCGTTCGATTTGGCGGTGGTGAACGTTGGAAATGCCATGAATTTGACGTCGGGGAAATTCACGGCACCAGcaccgggaatttattttttctctttcacgggAGTGGCGCATCTTggaccttattttttttctgctcttgTTTTGAACGGGAGTGTAATCGGGACGGGTTTTGTTCAAATTAACGGCGGCCCCATTGATCAAGTTAGTCCGTTGACCGTCCAGTCGACGCTGAACTTGAAAACAGGCGATCAAGTCTGGGTGTCGATTTATTTTGAAGGTGGTACATCCTCGTATTTGAATGACCTCGTCCTTAATTACCACTTGacccatttcacgggtttcatgttggaggaaGAAATTGTGGCGTCCCTTTGA